The DNA window GGATGGCGCATCCATAAAAGTTGTTagaattttgaaaatttgcttttggaattttttttgcaagaTTGGCAAATTTCCCACTTCTGGTTCCTCACGTAATACTTCAGCAAACTCTCTTAATTTGGTGGTTAATAATTGATTCAATTTTCTGCTTGCTGTAGTAGAGTAAGGCAAATCGCCATATAAATCCTTTGGAACCAACCCATATTTCTTAACAATGTTAATAAACATGCTGTATTGGCCACCATCATTAGTTGGGGCCTCCAATAAGTACTGTACTAAACGCGAATCAACCTTTTGATCACGAGTATCAATTATTTgttccaaaaaataattgcatttttctaatttgtcgtaaaaaaatacataacTCTGAGATAATTCTAACTCTTTCAAAGACAATTTTTCCATAGCATTTAATCTCAATTGATTGGTGGCTGCAAATAACCAACATCTACCTGAAGATTTTTGGTTTGTTATTGGTGCTCCATCAATTTCCACAGTAGTATTATATACACGTGGATAATGTTTTAACAATTGTGTTTTATCCAATAATGCATCATCTgcattataatttttcaaaacggTTGAAGCCAAGCAATGAGTTAGATCGGTAAAAAATTCTTCATCCCATTTACTTAATTCTTCAATTGACAAAGAAGGCAttgcttaatttttttttttttttgtgtttgtttgtttgttttgatCTAATCAATTtaatgtttctttttttttctacttGTTCATAAAAGTAATATTTAATCGTCAAAGTAATGAGTTATTAAGGGGAcctccaaaaaaaaaaaaaaaaatgttaatgaataatttaaaaatgaaataaagcatttatatatattacagTATcaagttatatatataataaaatactgTAGATAAAGGAATGAGCCAATCAATTATACGACTCTTAATATTAACATATCAGTAAACACGAaaggacaaaaaaaaaaaagccatTTTGGCCTGTGAATCGTGTGCATCAAAAAAGCGCTTTTtccaattaaaaaaaggacaaaaaaaaataaaaaacctCTACAGTACATTTAGCATTCAATGAGCAGTCATACCACCAGAAGCATATATGGTTTGACCAGTAATCCATTTACCTTCGGTAACCAACATACCGATAATTGGTGCAATGTCCTCAATCTTAGTTAGTCTATGATCAATGGCAGCAGACTTGTAAAATTCAACATCTTCTGGTTTTTCTTGGGAGTAAAAAAATGGAGTATCCATAGGACCTGGAGCAACACAATTGACAGTAATTCTTTTGGATATTAATTCCTTGGAAGCCGATTTACTGTAATACTCAACAGCAGATTTAGTACCCTGATAAACAGAATAGAATGGTGTATAAGCAGCTAATAAGGAGGTTACCAAGGAAACAATGTGACCACCATTATTAACATGTTTAGCGGCTTCGgctataaagaaaaatgcaactttgttgttgatagAATCCATGGCGTCAAATTCTTCCTCAGTAACTTCAACAATTggttttttcaaaactttaccaatattattaatagcaACATCGATAGAACCAAACTTTTCTTGGCAAGCCTTGAATAGTTTTTGAACAGAGGCTTGTGAATTTAATTTTCCTTGGTATAATTCAACTTTGACACCGTATTTTGAAGCAATTTCTTCAGCAACCTTTTTCTCATCTCCTTGAGTAGAGTTAtaatgtaaaaataaattggccTTGTGTTTAGAAGCTAATTCAATGGCAGTAATTTTACCCAAGTTTTTGGTACCGCCAGTGATTAAAACAGTTTTATTTGCTAAGGACATTATGTATACGTATGAgtgattgtttttttttcttttttttttttttattattatcttagTTGATtgattgttttatattagTTCTATacaacaatatatataaactagaagaaaaagaaagaaaaaaaaaaaaaaaaaataaattataaattataaattaaaattaatcatccttatatatatatatacatattttttcattgaaaTATCATATCTTTGATGTTATTAgttttaatgataaattttaaaagtataatAGTGCTGTCATAgtgttgttattggtaATGAATTCATCTATAAAAAGCACAaagcaaaaagaaaataaggTATTTTTGTATACTGTTCCCCTTATTTTTCACCCCAGTTAAATTCACCCCAGTTAAATTCACCCCGGTTAAATTCATCccagttaaaaaaaaaagttgcgGCGGCGGCGGAGGAGgaggaaaaaaggaaaagttATGCCAATGAGACATTTTTGCCTTGgcaaatcttttttttaaaaaataatatattatatatatatatatttcaatcAACGACATCCTTAACTATTTATCACAAAGGAAAAACcatatttctttaaaatatatgcAGTACTACCGTACTCTCATACAaactatttaaaataaataaataatataatttcccatataaaacaaaagtcAAAGAGATTAAGATTTTTTAGGGTATCCTTGAATATATTATGTTTCGGACTGATCCAACACTCGGACATAAATTCCTTTATccgttattatttttttttttttttttttatacgatggaatatatatatttatatctttatcataattattattgtggATAAGTAAAATCTAAAACAACTTTATCTATTTTTGCTTATGATTCAGTGTTATCATCTAAccctatttttttaatatctttccatatacaaaaaaaaatgtttcttttttattatattgtaGACTTTACTTACTTCaatatagttttaaaaataaaaaataaaaataaaaagcaatttattcttcatttttttttttttttttattattttgattgtATTTACATTAAGATATATACATCTACaattatcaaaaacaataataataataaaattgccAACggaaaacaacaacaatagctcttttctttcccttttccctttcttttttcttttttttttttaaaaaaagaccAACCATGTCATCCTGGTTTCCtcaaaatatacaaaaaaggGTTATCCTTTAtcttttacaaaaaatatcactTTTTTCCAACATAGATGTTAGTAATTTGGATGTTTCCATAGGTTCAAACTCtcatttttcctttaaagATATAAATTTAGATGTAGATAATATAAAGATACCTAATATGATAGTGAGAAGCGGGGTTGTTGGGGCAATGGAGATGCATCTAAAGGTTGGCGGTGGCGTttgtataaatataaaaaacgTAACCTTTGTAGTAAAACTTTTGAAACCGCAAGACAACGATAAGGATAACGCAACAAATTTTTCCCTAACTAAAAGTGTTATTGATTTAACTAATTCTGTAATGTTATCCATAGATGGGGATAATAATGGAAATATTAATAGCGGCGAAACTGCTAATCAGGACGAATGTATCTCTTCGTtctcttcatcttcatcttcaacATCTGCCGCTAGCTCCAGCTCATCACAAACATCATCTAATGGAACAAAATCGAAAAAGCTTGGCCCTTTGGAATCCATGCGAAATAAAGCTCTTTCCATGGCTTTACAAGACTTCCAACTAACAATAcaaaatttggaaataaaGCTACTTTTAGTGGAACAAAATTCATTGATCTTACATATTGAGACATTTTCAGCTACAATTCTGAATGAGGAACGTCGAAACATTGTTTTGAAAGGAATAACTTTGGAAAACCATCTCAGTTCCACTAAAGCACCGGGCTCTTCAACATCTGGCCCTTCATCCTCATTTAAGGATACTAAAAATGCTAACCCAGACTCTTTTAGTATGATGGAAGGCAGTATGCTATATTCCGCAGAAGAAGCAACAAGCATCTTTATGAGTGCAATGCAGAGTATGCCCGATACCTCAATTTACAATGACGCTACTCACAAGGCTGGAAATCAAGAGACCCTTGGGAAATCTTCAtctaaactttttaatatagCATGCATAAACAGCACTTTTGAAGGCTTTTCCAGCTTCGATGATTTATACCCAACAGATATTCAGACAAATTTTACTGAGATTGAAATTTGGCttcaaaatgttttaaaacttgATTTGACATCCCTTGAATTCTTATTAGCCAGTTTCACTAACCAAAAAATACCAGACTCAAGTTCAAAAACTGATAAATTGTATTCCTATAAAAGATTTCAAAAGGAACAAAACCTACTACCAGAACTTCCCCTTAAAGAGTTGGAGATTGaatcttttgttttgaatttaaCCGATAATCTAAACTTAAAATTTACTAAAGTTAACCTACAAaacgaaaataaaacacaTTTTGATTTGTCTATTCAAAATGTAGAAGCTTTGTTAGATCAATCCTACAGCTTGATAAATGATACAAACGGCGAAACGATTAAATTTGaagtaaatttattaaaaggtTATTATGATATCATTTTCAATGATAAGAtatgttttaatataaatacaagACTGATGGAAGAGTTGTTAGGGGTTATCAACCGAGTTAATACAATCCTTTCAATTGCTTCTCATACAAaacaaacttttaaaatacaccaaagtattaataatgCAGGCGCAAACAATAGTAGTGTTACTCAACATAACAAATTCTTTATAAGTTTACCAAAGGGTGCtgaaattaatatttttttaccaaaaaCTAACAAAATTGTGATTTCTCTTCCAACTAGTAGGGTTGATATACTTGACAAATTTTTAACACTTCCAGACTTTAGAGTAATCATCAATGGGCATAATTTTATACAAGCAACCGGTATTTCCATGGCTGTAAAGTTAAAGAAGGATATTAATTCATATGACTATAATCAAAAACCGTGTTTATATTCAAATTCCTTCAGAACAAGAATCTCAGAAGTTAAGTTAATGTTGACAGAAGATGTATTGAGTTCTTTGGTCCATGATATTACAGAAATGATGGACATTTTTTCCACAAGGGAAAAAAAGTCTTTTTTGTCTTCTTCCTTCCACATTCCTGCTAGCGGAAATAGTGCCAGTATCAAAAAAAGCGTTCGAATAATGAATAGTTCAAGTATCATATATAAACCAAGCTCCAGAGTTAAAAGTATGTTTTTTATAGAGGATCTCGATTTAAAACTTCTATTAAATGGATCCATTGGCCAGTTGAATTTTGCTTCTCGCAACTGCGAATTTATTATGGAGAATAATGGCAATTTCTTGTGTCACTTTTTCAATACAATTTTGGTTCGTGTATTAAACGATATTCCATTGGTCAAAAGTAGGAATGGGGAGAAAACGGATGATGGTCCCAATATtactatatttaaaaaaaatcaacaactgaaaattttattggaaaaCTTGGTTGTTTTTTATCATGCAAAATTGTTAGATGAATTTCAAAGGAAAACACAGGTTATCGATCTTACCGTGGATCCCTCCGAACCTAAAGTATCCGTTAGACTTTGTGATATTAGATTAAAAGATTGTGATTTGCATTTAAAGCCTTATAGGTTAAATACATTACTTGTacaaagaataaaaagtgGCAATatcgttatttttaataaggGGAATAAAATTAGCGGCACTTTGCGTAATATTACACCATGGTTGATAGATAATATAGATCTATGTAAAACGATTTCAAAATTAGATGGATTTATACATTTAGGGTTAATTGATACATTAAATctaaattttgaaaaaaagtgCAACAACAAAACATTTCTTTCTCTAAATATTGCAAATTTTGAAGGATTATTATGCTGCGATTCTTTTAATTGCCTAATCCAAACatttttagatttaaaatatccaaCAGGGTTCCCAAACAACGAAAAATATAGCATGTGTTTTGAAGAGGATAAAGATATCTTTCAGGATGTCGATTTGAACTTTTTCGATGATCCTAAAAATTTTAGCCTTAAGAAAAGTGTTAAGAAATATGAAAGCGTTGATGAAGCGTTTAGAAAACCTGATGTATTTACAAAtacttttcaaattcaaaCTGATTATTTAGATTCATTATCGAGAAATAAAACGAATCTGACTAAAAAAGGGGAGACTAAGACAACCGATGGTTCTGTTTTAACGTCTAGTTTTCCAATTGCGTTAGATGTTGAAATTACTATAGGTGACATCAACTTAAAACTCTATGATGGTTATGATTGGCGCTATACAAGAAAATCAATTAATCAAGTAATtgaagagaaagaaagcAAGGATACGGAACATAGGAATCAATCGATAAATGCGGATAGAAGTGATGGTGATGGTGAAGAGAACGAAGCTCGTATTTTGTTTGATTCGATATTTATACAAAAGGGAGAACACGACCAAAATTTGCGACAAAGTATTCATGAGACAATTTATAACAATGAGGATATTATAAGCAACAGTGATAATTCAGGTAAAATGAGATTGAAACCAACGAAAAATTGCAAAGCAGAAATCCAAATTAGAGACTTGTGTGTCAATTTTCAAGGATTTGACATTGATTTCCCCTCAAAATTCGAAAGTGACATGTCTGGTGATGTAATTAACTATACGCACTTAAGCGTAGGTGATGTAGAGATATTTGATCACGTTCCTACATCTACGTGGAATAAGTTTTTGACAAgaaggaagaagaggaataataataataataataataataataataataataagccCAACACAAAAAATTACGAGCAAGATACCATTCCGATAATCAATATACAAATAGAAACAGTCAGACCCATTGATTATCTTTTTGCCTCTGAACTACGATTTAAATTGGATGAAGTCCCGCCATTGCGGATGTATATTGACGAAGATATGTTGGATTTTATGATTCGGTTTTTCACATTTAAAGACTCAAGATTTGAGTTGATAGATATATATCCGGATATAACTTTTCTTCAAAGATTTGAAATAGGTACAATAAACGTCAATGTTGATTTCAAAGCTAAAAAAATCGATAAAAGCGGGTTTAAAAGTATAATGCTATCAGGTTTGCGTAATTTTTTCGTAGTTGATGGTACTGAGGTGCTATTAAGACACGTGGTAGCTTATGGTATGGATGGATTTGGTATGTTGGGTGAATATTTGAAGGGGTGCTGGTTGCcagatattttttcaacacAAATAGTTCCAATTTTAAATGGTATTTCTCCTGTAAGAACTATGCTTACTTTGGGATCTGGGGTGAAAGCTTTGGTTGAAATGCCTATTCAAGAATACAAACGTGACCAAACGGTTTGGAGAGGTGTTCAAAAGGGCATGCTGTTATTCTTGCGAACAACTACGGGGGAGGCTTTGAGATTAAGTGTAAAATTATCAACAGGTACACAAACCATATTAGAGAACACAGAATCGCTtatcaaaacaaaatttgatacaaatcttttaattgaGGAAAATAGTATTAGCCCTGATCTGGATAATAGCATAAAGGGAACAACGGACGAACCCGGTACCCTTCTGAGTGACTCTTATATCGtgaaacaaaatatttttgaggAAAATCAGCTAATAAACCAGCATAGAAAAAGTGCTTTAACTTCAACTAGCAGTAATGATCTTGATGGATCTGGAAAAGCAGAggctaataataaagtgaGTTTGTATGCGAATCAGCCCGAAAGCCTTCAAGAAGGTCTTGTTAAGGCATATTCTTCATTTGGTAAAAATATGGGGGTAGCATACAATGTAGTTAAGAAAACAAGCAGTAATATATCTGAAACTAGTAGTAACAAAGAAATTGCGATGCGTATAGCAAGGGCTTCGCCAGTTATTGTTTTGAGACCATTAATTGGTGCGACTGAAGCGTTGTCCAAGACTTTGCAAGGGTTTAGTAATGAGTTAGGTTCAGAGAATAAACAGTTGAATAAGGATAAGTATAAGTAGCAAGAAATATTGGTGGcttttgtatatatatatatatctttatgtgtatattattattatgttcAGTAATATCGGTAATTCCTGTCTTAATTTGTTATCTTGctactaaaaaaagaaaaaaaaggaattttttctcacttttttttatttggtgcctggtaataaataattggGTAATAATCAACGTTAAATTAGGTACATAAAAGCTTAGAGATGGCGCACACATCATTTggattatattttctatcttttttctttttttgtttacttttgaaccacaaaaaaattttttttttttttgaacagagaaaataaaataaaaatacttttgaGAATGATTTACTCTTTTATTCTATTAACACTAACTGGTTAGctaacaaatatatatacatatatatatatatatatatacatatatgtaCATgtggatatatatatgcatgtatatggaaataaatatataaaaactaGAATTGGATTACTCATAGTTAGGTCATCTATCGTCCATACAAGAACATCCTTTTATAGATATACCGTTATAATTTGAAATTCAGGATAATAAATCGATATAGTCCTCTTTCCATTCTCCTAATCCAATAATTTACTTTCCTTTTCTgcattaactttttttttttttcccttcttTCCCACattccttttctttcttttttttttttcttttccacCCAATCCTCCTTCAATTACACTCCAACTTTTGTCAATCCTTcaaagtaatttttttcaatttttattttattctaatTTATCCACATCTAAATATATgtccaaaaataaaccaacTAATAACGCCACTCACAGCCATAATAATACACAAGATAGATCTAAAGTACCGATTTCACATTCTTCTTCTAGGCAAGTGAAAAGATGTTGTAAATGTGGAAAATCCATCAATGGTCAGTTAATTAAAGCTTTAGGAGATATATACCACCAAAATTGTTTTACTTGTTACGATTGTGGTACAATATGCAAACCAAAATATTTCCCCTTCGAACTACCAGACACTAAAGAGCTTGTCCCTCTTTGTCATTACGATTATTTCAAACGAAACAATTTACTTTGCTATGTTTGTAACGAACCCTTGAGAGGCACTTTTTATAATGCTTTTGGTAGGTTGTATGATGAAGAGCATTTTTGTTGCAAAATATGTGGTGAAAAATGTAGTTTAAAAACATGTTTTAACTATAATAACAGCTTATATTGCAAATATCATTacttgaaatttttttccaaaagaTGTAAAGGCTGTAAATATCCCATCACAGATCAACACTTTGAGTTTCCCAGAGGTGATAAAATTTATAGGTGGCACCCTGAATGTTACGGTATTCATAGGTATTGGCACATAGATCTAGTTCCGGAATCGTTGGCTATTCCTGAGTTACCTATTTTTGACCAGTCACAatcaaataacaatagtatCCTAAGTTCCAAAGACACAAATCCAAGTCCTAAGGAACTTGAGGTTTACATTAAAAGTTCAACCactttaattttcaaaacatgGACTATATTATACAGATTCGAAGAAGAAACCGCCGCCTGTATTTCTGACATGATCCAATATGCAACTAGCGagaataatttaaaaggTGTTAATTCGACTGCATTATTTGTACTTAAAATCgaatgtttatttaaagcaTTGGATGCTTTGCAGTCCCTAACCAATTTTGCAACATTAGGTGGCAGAATTAAAAACTCTTATTTACACGCTCCGGAAGCTCCTCAGGTAGAGGAAGATGATgacgaagaagaagaagaagaagaagaagaagaaggagaagaagaaaattatgATGTCAATAAAACTAgagacaataataatggaaaCATTTTACCTAATACTTCCAACAATATGAatgtgaaaaaaagaaaagaatcCATTTCACAAAAATATCGGAAATTCCCAAGAAATTTATCCACAGGCATTATGGTTTATTTACAACTATTAAGAAAATTCAACCCAATTCCAAAAGATAAAGATATGCCCGTTTCTAAAATTATGACGGTAATTAATGGCCTATCGCATTCGTTAAAATTGCTAATTCGTTACGGATTGTTTAATTCTTTAGAGTACAATATAAAGGTTCATTCGACTAACACTTTGAGTAAATTTTTGAGAGAAGTGGAAAAGAATTTAAACTATTCATTAAATTACAAAGATCCGTTTGAATTTATAGATGTGAAACTTGATGCGACTGATTCCTGCGTGCAATGCGGTAAATATATCCAACAAGAATGTATTAGGTTCCAGAATAAGAGATGGCATATTCAATGTTTTAATTGTAGTTGTTGTCACAAGCATATAGAAAAGTACGATATTTTAGACGCTGCTTACCTTAAAAATGGCTGCAAAGTTTTATGTGCTCAATGCTCTTTAAACGAACCCGCATCTATTTCTGGTTTTAAGCCTGTGACAAGATTATCACagttgatttttttattgaaaatggCATTggtgaaaacaaaaactgTCATggaaatgaaaattaaagaaagtAAATTACGCCAAGAAAAAATGTTACTCACagataacaaaaatgatGCACATTTCAAAATCAATGTGAGAAATATAGCTCTAAGCTCGCCGGGGAAAACGTGTGGTGTTATGCAACAAGACTCGTCTTATGTTAGAACGTTAAACGATATTAAAGCACTAAGGGCCAAAAGAAATAGTTTGCGTATATCGCGTACTGATTCAAAGGTGAAAAAATCGCAACTAGTGGAGACTGCACAAAAAAACAGTGAAGAGAACAAGAGTGCCGACGACTCTTTAGAGATTGAAATATCAGAGGACACAGAGAATGATTCACCTAAAGACACTACAATGTTCAATAACTCAAAAACATTGACCTTAGATGATATATCGAGGATTGTTGCCGCTGAACAAGCCAGAGAACTAAGACCCAATGCCTTTAGGCACTTTAATAAACTTAAGGAAATTGATGAAGACGTAAAGTTGCCTACTTTAAACAAAAGTGGTGTATATTATTCTGATTTATCCAGTGATCATCTGGTCAAACTACAGCTGATAGCTTTATCTGTAATATGTTGTGGGGATCACCGATTGTATAACAAggatcaaaaaattatggaTCTAGTATTACAAATTGACAGTAAGAAGTCGACTAATTCCTCACCTGTTACTACTGATGATAATTCCAATGGGTCATCTCCAGTTGATGCAGTAAATGGCTTTTGGGGCATTTTTAAACCAAGAAAACCAAAGGACTTgagaaaaaataccaatGTATACGGTGCTGTGCATCATGTTTTTGGTGAATCATTGGATAGATTAACAGAATACGTTGGTATAGATTCAGATTTGGGAATTGGTTCATCAAGAGTTAAAATACCGCTACTAGTGGATGAAACCATTTCTACTTTGAAACAAATGGACATGTCGGTTGAAGGtgtttttagaaaaaatggGAATATTAAGAGGTTGCGTCTTTTAACAGAAGAAATCAATTCTAATCCAACAACGATGCCAGATTTGTCCAAAGAGAACGCGGTCCAATTATCGGCTTTACTGAAGAAATTTTTAAGAGAGTTACCAGATCCTTTATTGACGTTTAGCTTATATGATTTGTGGATAAAAATTCCAACGGTAGAACCTGTTTTGTATAGAAACATATTTTATGCCACTGTGTATGCTTTGTTACCAAAATTTAATCGAAATGTTTCAGAGGTTTTGTTTTCGTTTTTAAGTTGGGTATCATCCTTTTCCCATTTGGACGATCACATCGGCTCCAAAATGGATATCCATAATCTCTCTACTGTTATCAcaccaaatattttgtatGCAAAAAGTAAGCTGGATGCGTATACACTGACAAATTACAGTTCTGCAgcaatgaaaaataatgggGAATCATACTTTTTAGCTATTGAAGCGGTAGATTATCTAATTACACATAATGAAGATTTGGCTATGGTTCCGAAATTTATGATCAATTTGTTAAACGGAgttgtaaaaaataattggaATGATTTTGAGCAGATATATGCGTTCGTAGAAAGTAATTATGCTTTAATAGACTTTACCGAATTTAACTTTAGTGAAAAGATTTTGGCGCAAGGAGTTACATCACAAGTTAAAGTGGAGCAGGTGAAAATCAACGAATAGTTATTTTGGCTTAACAAATGTACGGAATCTTATAGTATACTTAGCATGAAGTATTTCGAAAATACACCCGCTCCGTTTTAAGtgtataatataataataattatttttatttttatttttattttttttttttttttttttttttttttttttttttcttatacTTTGAAAACAATAGTTTATacaacatatatatttaaaaaatgaaatcaTATACTAATCAAATCTTTGATGGTCTAGTGACAGGCCACTGGTAATCCtgtcttttttcaaagataTAACCATGCTTAGACAAATACTTTGACAAGCCTGAAGGGCCTCTAGTCCCGTATGGATATATCTCAGGAGCAGGACCATTTGGATTTTCcaaataattcaataaagGTGTAAACAATGCCCAACTAACTTCCAATTCGTCATCTCTAACAAAGTTTGAGTGATCATCCAATAGAACGTCTCTGATTAAAGATTCATAAGCTTCTGGAATCCAAAAGTCTTGATATCTTCTGGCATAGGTCAAATCCAAATCAGTAATTTGGGTGGAGTTTGAAAAACCTGGTGTTTTCATGTTACATTTCAAGTAAATGGCTTCGTCGGGTTGAACTCTAATAACCAATTCATTGCTTGGAATATCATTGAAAACACCGGATGGAACTGCTTTGAACTGTATTCTAATCTCCACTTTACCCTCATTCAGAGCTTTACCTGCCTTCATAATTATAGGAACACCATCCCAGCGTTCATTTTGGATATTAAAAGTTAAAGCAGCAAAAGTTATACACTTGGAACCTTCACTAACGGTTTCATCATCTAAATAACTTGGTTTGGTGCCGTCCAAAGAACGACCATATTGACctattattatatctttttgatttatagGGGCAAAAGCCTTTAAAACCTTTACCTTTTCATCACGAACGCTTTCTGGATCAAAGGAAACAGGTCTTTCCATTGTCAATAGCGTCAATATTTGCAACAAATGATTCTGCATAACATCTCTAATAATGCCTATTTTGTCAAAATAACCACCACGACCTTCAGTACCGAATGGTTCCTTAAAAGTTAATTGAATGcatttgatattttctCTATTCCACCCAGCGTTAAAAACAGTATTCCCAAATCTGAACActaacaaatttttaaccATTTCTTTACCTAAATAATGATCGATTCTAAAAATCTCATCTTCTGGGAACAAAGGAGCCAATTCCTCTTGCAATTCCCTAGCAGATTCCAAATCATGGCCAAATGgtttttcaacaacaattcTACAAACACCATTCTCTGgatatatattctttttgatTCTAGAAGCAACAGTAATGAAAACACTTGGTGGCAATGCCAAGTAATAAACACGGTGCGGTTGTTGGGCccctttttcaaatttttcgATTTCACCCTTTAAAGATTGATAGCCCTCGTCTGAATCATATTGACCAGAAACATAGGAGATCTTGGacaaaaacttttcaactttttcatTATCCTTATCCCcatgaatttttttgagaAATGGCTTTATTCTAGATCTTAGGCTTTCATCATCCAATTTAGAACGAGCAtaaccaaatatttttgtagaTTCATCCAAGTAGCCCTCTCTGTACAATCCAAATAGGGCAGGAaaagtcttttttttacttaaaTCACCACTAGCTCCAAAAACGGTTATAActgtatttttttcaaactttATTGGGCTTTTGCCGACGCTATgagacattttttttttttttttattattattattattactattatattGTATTCGAccaaattgttttatttacacagaaaaaaaaaatcttatGATAGTCTGAgtgctttttctttaacaaAGGGGAAATGTCCGATTATAAGGAAGTTGTG is part of the Saccharomycodes ludwigii strain NBRC 1722 chromosome III, whole genome shotgun sequence genome and encodes:
- the ATG2 gene encoding Atg2p (similar to Saccharomyces cerevisiae YNL242W | ATG2 | AuTophaGy related), with the translated sequence MSSWFPQNIQKRVILYLLQKISLFSNIDVSNLDVSIGSNSHFSFKDINLDVDNIKIPNMIVRSGVVGAMEMHLKVGGGVCINIKNVTFVVKLLKPQDNDKDNATNFSLTKSVIDLTNSVMLSIDGDNNGNINSGETANQDECISSFSSSSSSTSAASSSSSQTSSNGTKSKKLGPLESMRNKALSMALQDFQLTIQNLEIKLLLVEQNSLILHIETFSATILNEERRNIVLKGITLENHLSSTKAPGSSTSGPSSSFKDTKNANPDSFSMMEGSMLYSAEEATSIFMSAMQSMPDTSIYNDATHKAGNQETLGKSSSKLFNIACINSTFEGFSSFDDLYPTDIQTNFTEIEIWLQNVLKLDLTSLEFLLASFTNQKIPDSSSKTDKLYSYKRFQKEQNLLPELPLKELEIESFVLNLTDNLNLKFTKVNLQNENKTHFDLSIQNVEALLDQSYSLINDTNGETIKFEVNLLKGYYDIIFNDKICFNINTRLMEELLGVINRVNTILSIASHTKQTFKIHQSINNAGANNSSVTQHNKFFISLPKGAEINIFLPKTNKIVISLPTSRVDILDKFLTLPDFRVIINGHNFIQATGISMAVKLKKDINSYDYNQKPCLYSNSFRTRISEVKLMLTEDVLSSLVHDITEMMDIFSTREKKSFLSSSFHIPASGNSASIKKSVRIMNSSSIIYKPSSRVKSMFFIEDLDLKLLLNGSIGQLNFASRNCEFIMENNGNFLCHFFNTILVRVLNDIPLVKSRNGEKTDDGPNITIFKKNQQLKILLENLVVFYHAKLLDEFQRKTQVIDLTVDPSEPKVSVRLCDIRLKDCDLHLKPYRLNTLLVQRIKSGNIVIFNKGNKISGTLRNITPWLIDNIDLCKTISKLDGFIHLGLIDTLNLNFEKKCNNKTFLSLNIANFEGLLCCDSFNCLIQTFLDLKYPTGFPNNEKYSMCFEEDKDIFQDVDLNFFDDPKNFSLKKSVKKYESVDEAFRKPDVFTNTFQIQTDYLDSLSRNKTNLTKKGETKTTDGSVLTSSFPIALDVEITIGDINLKLYDGYDWRYTRKSINQVIEEKESKDTEHRNQSINADRSDGDGEENEARILFDSIFIQKGEHDQNLRQSIHETIYNNEDIISNSDNSGKMRLKPTKNCKAEIQIRDLCVNFQGFDIDFPSKFESDMSGDVINYTHLSVGDVEIFDHVPTSTWNKFLTRRKKRNNNNNNNNNNNNKPNTKNYEQDTIPIINIQIETVRPIDYLFASELRFKLDEVPPLRMYIDEDMLDFMIRFFTFKDSRFELIDIYPDITFLQRFEIGTINVNVDFKAKKIDKSGFKSIMLSGLRNFFVVDGTEVLLRHVVAYGMDGFGMLGEYLKGCWLPDIFSTQIVPILNGISPVRTMLTLGSGVKALVEMPIQEYKRDQTVWRGVQKGMLLFLRTTTGEALRLSVKLSTGTQTILENTESLIKTKFDTNLLIEENSISPDLDNSIKGTTDEPGTLLSDSYIVKQNIFEENQLINQHRKSALTSTSSNDLDGSGKAEANNKVSLYANQPESLQEGLVKAYSSFGKNMGVAYNVVKKTSSNISETSSNKEIAMRIARASPVIVLRPLIGATEALSKTLQGFSNELGSENKQLNKDKYK
- a CDS encoding uncharacterized protein (similar to Saccharomyces cerevisiae YMR226C | NADP(+)-dependent serine dehydrogenase and carbonyl reductase); the protein is MSLANKTVLITGGTKNLGKITAIELASKHKANLFLHYNSTQGDEKKVAEEIASKYGVKVELYQGKLNSQASVQKLFKACQEKFGSIDVAINNIGKVLKKPIVEVTEEEFDAMDSINNKVAFFFIAEAAKHVNNGGHIVSLVTSLLAAYTPFYSVYQGTKSAVEYYSKSASKELISKRITVNCVAPGPMDTPFFYSQEKPEDVEFYKSAAIDHRLTKIEDIAPIIGMLVTEGKWITGQTIYASGGMTAH